Part of the Acidobacteriota bacterium genome is shown below.
GCTGGATGCTGTGGGGCCGGCTGAGCCTGGCTTCGATCGCCGGTCCCCCGTCGCCGCTGAACCCACTTTCTCCCGTGCCCGCCAGGGTGGAAATCAGGCCGGTTTGGCCGTCCACCCTCCTGACCACGTGGTTGGCCATCTCCACGAACACCATATTGCCCTGGCGGTCGAAGCGAATCTCGTAAGGTTCATTCAGGCTGGCCTCGAGGGCGGGGCCGCCGTCCCCGGAATAGCCGGCCTCCCCGTTGCCGGCGACGGTGGCGATGGTCCCGTCGGCAGCCACTCTGCGGATCACGTGGTTCCCGGTGTCGCAAATATAGAGGGCGCCGTCCGGCCCGCGAACCACCCCGAAGGGTTGGTTCAGCTGAGCCTGCACGGCCGGGCCACCGTCCCCGGAATAGCCCGCCGACCCATTGCCGGCAACGGTAACGACTTCTTTCCCGACCGGGTCGCTGTGCCCACCGGGACCTGTGGAGGACTGGCAAGCCCAGGCAGCCGACATGAAAACGGCCAAGAGGCAAGACTGAAATCTCTTCATGGTTGAGAACCCGTAACGATAGTGGTTAGTGGTCAGTGGATAGTGCATAGTTACTCGATCGACACGTTCAGCATGGTGTGGGTCTTGGCGCCGCTTGTCCTTGACGGAGATCCATTGATTTCCTTGCCTATTCGTGTTCATTGGTGTCCATTCGTGGTTCGTCTTCATTGAGTCTTCAGCCGTTTTTCCTCGTTTGATGCGCACGGCAGGCCGGGGCTTCGCCAACTACTGATCACTGGCTACTTACCACCGACGGTTCCTGAGCGCAAACAATCGCAAGATGGTATGATTCCCGGGCGGTCTGTCCCGCCAAGCCGGCTCCGCGAATCCTTCAGGAACGAGTCATGAACGACGACCTGTTTGACGCTGTTGAAAACGCCCTGAAATCTACCGGCTCGGAAGCCGGGTTCGAGCTGCTGATCGAACGATTCCGCCAGGAAAAGAACTATCCGCTGATCTTCAACGCCCGGCTGATGAAGAAGCGCCACGAGTTGGGCCTGGGACTCATCGAACTCGATTCCAAACCCGAGCTTCCCAAGGAAAAGGCGGCCCCATACCACCAGGCCCAGATCGCGGCCGCCCGCGAAGTGGGGCAACTCTTCCTGGATGACGGAGCCATCGAGCAGGCCTGGCCCTACTTTCGGGCCATCGGCGAGACCGGCCCCGTGGCTGCCGCCATCGAAGAGCTGGAGCCATCCGAGGAGATGGCCGCCATCATCGAGATCGCCCTTTATGAACGGGTCAACCCCCGCAAGGGTTTCGAACTGCTGCTGCAGAGCTATGGAACCTGCCGGGCCATCACCGGCATCCAGCAATATCCGGCGGAGGAGGGACGCGCCGAGTCGGTGGCCCTGCTGATCCGTACCCTCCACGGAGAAGTGCTGGACAATCTGAAACGGACTATTGCCGACAAAGAGGGAAAAGCTCCCGACACCTCCTCTGTCACCGACTTGATCCAGGGGAGGGACTGGCTGTTCGGAAAATTCAGCTACTACGTGGACAGCTCCCACCTGCTCTCGGTAGTCCAGATGAGCTTGGACCTGGAAGACCCGGAGATGCTGAAGCTGTCCCTGGAGCTGGCCGAGTACGGCACCCACCTGTCGTCCGAATTCCAGTACCGCGGGACTCCGCCCTTCGACGGCTACCTGGATTACGCCTTCTATCTGCGGGCCCTGCTTGGGCGCGAGGTGGACCGGACCGTGGCCCACTTCCGGGGAAAGCTGCCCCGGCAAGGAGGAGAGGACGGGGACTTCAATGCGGCCCAGGTCCTGGTTGGCCTGCTGGCCAGAATCCAGCGCTACCCCGAAGCCGTGGAAGTGTCTCTCCAGCACCTCGCCGGCGTCGAACCGGCCCAGCTCACCTGCCCCAGCGCCGTCCAGCTCTGTCAGCTCGGGGGGGACTACGGGCGGCTCAAGGAAGTGTCCAGGAGCCAGGGAGACCTGTTGAGCTACGTGGCCGGCGTCCTGCAGCACTAATGTCCTGTCTGAGAAACCGGACATGAGCCGGGCGGGACCGCCCGCCGGCATCCCCGATCGACCCGCCGATCAGGATCCCTCCAGCGCCTTCCTCAGATTTTCCCCGTTCTCCTTCAGCCAGTGGAAAAGAACCATGACGTCGGTTCCCAGGGCGAAGTGGCGCACGCCCAGATCCAGGTAGTACTTGGCCTGGTCGACACTTTCGATTTCCGCCCGCGGAGGAATGCCGGCCTCCAGGCCGGCTTCGATGACCCGCCGCTCCACCGCCTTGATGTCCGACTGGCGCCACTCCCCGGGCCGCCCGATGCTGAGCGAGTAGTCGGCCGGACCCCACTGAATCATGTCGATGCCACCCAGGTCCAGGATCTCGTCCAGTTGCTCCACCGCCGTGTTCTTTTCGATCATCAGCGCCACAACCGTTTCATCCAGGGCCCGGGCGTACTCCGCTGACCCTCCGTACCTCATGTAGGTGATGCGGCGCGTAGCCACCCCGTGATGGCCGCCGGCCTCGGGGGTCTCCGGCTTTACGGCCCGAATGCACTCCCGCACGTCCTCCACGGTCCGACAGTCCGAGAACAGGACTCCCTGAAAGCCGGACCCGATGCCGCGCTGGGCCAGAAAGCCACGCGGTTCCTGGTCTACCTTGATGATGGCCGACATGTCATGGAGCTCGACGGCCCGGCAGAAATTGTCCAGCGAGTTCAGGTCGAAGGGAGCATATTCGGCCACGAACTCCACGTAGTCGAAGACGCCCGTGTGACCCACCACCTCCACCACAGAGGGCCAGATGCTGTGCAGATGGGTGGCCAGCGTGGGCTCACCGGAACTGAGCTGTTGCTTGAGCTTGTTTTTCCTCACCTAATGATCTCCTTTTTAGTGGTTAGTGGAGAGTGGAGAGTGGAGAGTTATTTGATCGACACGCTACACACCTTGTCGGTCTCGGCGCAGTCCTTCAAAAAAGCGCAGTCGGTTCATCAGGCACTCGCCCGTTCCCAAAACCCTCGGCTGACAACTCTTCACTGTCCACTCTTCACACTTCAAACTTCACACTTCTAACTTCCCAAGGCCGGCATCCTCCAACGTCCGGAGGGCACGTTGCAGCAGGCGTTCCAGGTGCTCTCGGGTATAGACGTCCGGCTGGTAGGCGGCCTGCCGGCAGTGGGTCTCCTCCAGCCACCCTCTGGCCTGGAGCAGGCGTTTTTCGCAGTAGTGATAGAGCTCCAGGTGTTGCAGCGACAGGAACAGCAGGGGGACGATTCTCTCGAAGAAGTGAAACGCCCGGTCGGTATCCCCCTCCTTTGCCAGCCAAAAAATCCGGTTCAGAAGATCGGCCAGGCCCAACCCCGGCATCAGACCGCAGATGCCCGCGGGAATCAACTCCATCATGTACAGCCCGCCCCAGCCGGTAAGGATACCCACCTCGCCTCCGGTGGCCTCGACCATTGCGGCCACCTTGGAGGCACTGAGCGGCTCCTCCAGTTTCAGATAGGCCAGATTGGGGCACTCCGCTCGCAGCCGGGTCAGGAAGGCGGTGCTTAGGGTGGGACCTCCCGGATTGAAGTCCTGAAGCAGGCAGGGGGCCGTGAAGCTGTCGAGGAATGCGGCCAGAAACCTCAACAGGTCCTCTTCCGGGACCGGAAACTGCCGGGGAATAGCAATGGAAATCAGGTCCGCCCCCGCCTCCAGATTGGATCTTGCCAGCGCCGAGGCCACCCTGGAGGAACCGTGGTTGCACTGGGCAACCACCTTCAGCCGACCCGCCGCCTGTTCGACCGCCACCGCCACTACCCGGGTCCGCTCCTCCTCGGAAAGCTTGTAGAACTCGCTTC
Proteins encoded:
- a CDS encoding dihydrodipicolinate synthase family protein, whose amino-acid sequence is MNANGKAIGGVVPIIPVPFDAGESVDEGALRRLVDFAVACRVDAVCLPAYGSEFYKLSEEERTRVVAVAVEQAAGRLKVVAQCNHGSSRVASALARSNLEAGADLISIAIPRQFPVPEEDLLRFLAAFLDSFTAPCLLQDFNPGGPTLSTAFLTRLRAECPNLAYLKLEEPLSASKVAAMVEATGGEVGILTGWGGLYMMELIPAGICGLMPGLGLADLLNRIFWLAKEGDTDRAFHFFERIVPLLFLSLQHLELYHYCEKRLLQARGWLEETHCRQAAYQPDVYTREHLERLLQRALRTLEDAGLGKLEV
- a CDS encoding aldolase/citrate lyase family protein, giving the protein MRKNKLKQQLSSGEPTLATHLHSIWPSVVEVVGHTGVFDYVEFVAEYAPFDLNSLDNFCRAVELHDMSAIIKVDQEPRGFLAQRGIGSGFQGVLFSDCRTVEDVRECIRAVKPETPEAGGHHGVATRRITYMRYGGSAEYARALDETVVALMIEKNTAVEQLDEILDLGGIDMIQWGPADYSLSIGRPGEWRQSDIKAVERRVIEAGLEAGIPPRAEIESVDQAKYYLDLGVRHFALGTDVMVLFHWLKENGENLRKALEGS